The Dasypus novemcinctus isolate mDasNov1 chromosome 12, mDasNov1.1.hap2, whole genome shotgun sequence genome includes a window with the following:
- the LOC105745497 gene encoding galectin-2-like, whose protein sequence is MPRIFGTSLKIKGKIAKDADCFAINLGEGPGKLGLHFIPRYDQSTIVLNSFDGGWGKEVVVDHLHFARGSEITVVMTFDSDGFKVTLPDGHQISFPNRLGLSQLSYLSVEGGQHLLPEV, encoded by the exons ATGCCCCGTATTTTCGGGACATCCCTGAAGATCAAGGGCAAAATTGCCAAAGATGCTGATTG CTTTGCGATTAATCTGGGTGAAGGGCCCGGGAAGCTGGGCCTGCACTTCATCCCTCGCTACGACCAGTCCACCATTGTCCTCAACTCGTTTGACGGAGGATGGGGGAAGGAGGTTGTGGTCGATCATCTGCACTTTGCCCGAGGGTCAGAGATCACG GTCGTAATGACCTTTGATAGTGACGGATTCAAGGTGACGCTGCCAGACGGGCACCAGATCAGCTTTCCTAACAGGCTGGGCCTCTCCCAGTTATCCTACCTGAGTGTGGAGGGGGGTCAGCATCTCCTCCCTGAAGTTTGA